One Bradyrhizobium zhanjiangense DNA segment encodes these proteins:
- a CDS encoding response regulator transcription factor has translation MRILLVEDEAEMADALASALKRYDMVVDHASSLAEAEEAISADVHAAVLLDRQLPDGDGLALIPKLRARADGVPIIVLTARGELADRVAGLDRGADDYLAKPFAVEELLARLRAVLRRPGRLQPDIMRAGRLAFDFGHREATVGGAPLELPRRELLVLEALVRRMGRTVLRSALEEAVYSFDDEIQSNALDTHVSRLRRKLSEADARVEIHGIRGVGYLLKKLP, from the coding sequence ATGCGGATTTTACTCGTCGAGGACGAGGCCGAAATGGCTGATGCACTGGCGTCGGCGCTGAAGCGCTACGACATGGTGGTGGACCATGCCTCCTCGCTCGCCGAGGCCGAAGAGGCCATTTCTGCCGATGTCCACGCCGCCGTCCTGCTCGATCGCCAGCTTCCCGATGGCGACGGTCTCGCTTTGATCCCGAAACTGAGGGCGCGCGCCGACGGCGTGCCGATCATCGTGTTGACGGCGCGCGGCGAACTCGCCGACCGGGTCGCCGGACTCGACAGAGGGGCGGATGACTATCTGGCAAAACCGTTCGCGGTGGAGGAATTGCTGGCGCGTCTGCGCGCCGTGCTGCGCCGGCCCGGCCGGCTGCAGCCCGACATCATGCGCGCCGGCCGCCTCGCCTTCGACTTCGGCCATCGCGAGGCAACCGTCGGCGGGGCTCCGCTCGAGCTGCCGCGGCGCGAGCTTCTGGTGCTGGAAGCCCTGGTCCGCCGCATGGGCCGGACGGTGCTGCGCTCGGCGCTGGAAGAAGCCGTCTACAGTTTCGACGACGAGATCCAGTCGAATGCGCTCGATACGCACGTGTCGCGGCTGCGCCGCAAACTGTCCGAGGCCGATGCGCGCGTGGAGATCCACGGCATCCGCGGCGTCGGCTATCTCCTGAAGAAGCTGCCGTGA
- a CDS encoding class I SAM-dependent methyltransferase encodes MPNDFLSFFLAWMSAPRQVGAIAPSSAALADLITREIDASTGPILELGPGTGAFTYKLLKRGVRQEDLTLVEYGSDFMKLLQMRFPGARVLWMDAARLTTHRLYEGAPVGAVISGLPLLNMSMRKVVSIVSGAFSYIRPGGAFYQFTYGMSCPVPRPVLDRLGLRAKLVDRAMLNVPPAAVYRLTRRPRIKVVTGSHSSPEASRPIKLDDQTSRLCTIAA; translated from the coding sequence ATGCCCAACGATTTCCTCTCGTTCTTCCTCGCCTGGATGTCTGCCCCGCGTCAGGTCGGAGCGATCGCGCCGTCGAGCGCGGCACTGGCCGATCTCATCACGCGCGAGATCGACGCATCGACTGGCCCGATCCTCGAGCTCGGCCCCGGCACCGGCGCATTCACCTACAAGCTTTTGAAGCGCGGCGTGCGCCAGGAAGACCTCACGCTGGTCGAGTACGGCTCCGATTTCATGAAGCTGCTGCAGATGCGCTTTCCCGGGGCTCGCGTGTTGTGGATGGATGCTGCCCGGCTCACCACGCATCGCCTTTATGAAGGCGCGCCGGTCGGCGCCGTGATCAGCGGATTGCCGCTGCTCAACATGTCAATGCGCAAGGTCGTCTCGATCGTCAGTGGCGCATTCAGCTACATCCGCCCGGGCGGCGCGTTCTATCAGTTCACCTATGGCATGAGCTGCCCGGTGCCGCGCCCGGTGCTCGACCGGCTGGGCCTGCGCGCCAAGCTGGTGGATCGGGCGATGCTGAACGTGCCACCCGCTGCCGTCTACAGGCTGACGCGGCGGCCGCGGATCAAGGTCGTCACGGGATCGCATTCGTCGCCAGAGGCTTCACGGCCGATCAAGCTAGATGATCAAACCAGCCGGCTCTGCACCATCGCCGCCTGA
- a CDS encoding NIPSNAP family protein: MIYEMRQYRCVPGRLPALLKRFETATLKIWEKHGIKQAGFFTTLIGESNQELTYFLAWESLAERETKWGKFIADPDWMKARAESEADGQIVANIVSQILAPTAFSVVK; this comes from the coding sequence ATGATCTACGAAATGCGCCAGTATCGCTGCGTGCCCGGCCGCCTGCCGGCACTGCTCAAGCGGTTCGAGACCGCCACGCTGAAAATTTGGGAGAAGCACGGCATCAAGCAGGCCGGGTTCTTCACCACGCTGATCGGTGAATCCAACCAGGAGCTGACCTATTTCCTGGCCTGGGAGTCGCTCGCCGAGCGCGAGACGAAGTGGGGCAAGTTCATTGCCGATCCCGACTGGATGAAAGCGCGCGCCGAGAGCGAAGCCGACGGCCAGATCGTCGCCAACATCGTCAGCCAGATCCTGGCGCCGACCGCCTTCTCAGTGGTCAAGTAG
- a CDS encoding CTP synthase yields the protein MARYIFITGGVVSSLGKGLASAALGALLQARGYKVRLRKLDPYLNLDPGTMSPYQHGEVFVTDDGAETDLDLGHYERFTGRPATKADNITTGRIYQDIISKERRGDYLGATIQVVPHVTNAIKEFVLDGNDDYDFVLVEIGGTVGDIEGLPFFEAIRQLKNELPRDHAVYIHLTLLPYIPSAGELKTKPTQHSVKELRSIGIQPDILLCRTDRAIPKEERRKLGLFCNVRESAVIEARDVDNIYAVPEAYHNAGLDDEVLAAFGIGSRIPPELRSWQEINERVRNPEGNVTIAIVGKYTGMKDAYKSLIEALSHGGIANKVKVNLDWIESEIFEKEDPAPFLEHVNGILVPGGFGQRGAEGKIKAAQFARERDVPYFGICFGMQMAVIEAARNLVGIEDANSTEFGPTKEPLVGLMTEWLRGNELEKRSQAGDLGGTMRLGAYPATLNRGSRVSEVYGGATEISERHRHRYEVNTAYKDRLEQHGLKFSGLSPDGVLPEIVEYEDHPWFIGVQFHPELKSRPFEPHPLFASFIQAAMVQSRLV from the coding sequence ATGGCGCGGTACATATTCATCACCGGCGGCGTGGTTTCTTCGCTCGGCAAGGGTCTGGCTTCGGCGGCACTCGGTGCGCTGTTGCAAGCCCGGGGCTACAAGGTCCGCCTCCGCAAGCTCGACCCCTATCTCAACCTCGATCCCGGAACGATGTCGCCGTATCAGCACGGCGAAGTGTTCGTGACCGATGACGGCGCGGAGACCGATCTCGATCTCGGTCACTACGAGCGCTTCACCGGCAGGCCGGCGACCAAGGCCGACAACATCACCACGGGGCGCATCTACCAGGACATCATCTCCAAGGAGCGCCGCGGCGATTATCTCGGCGCGACCATCCAGGTGGTTCCGCACGTCACCAACGCCATCAAGGAATTCGTCCTCGACGGCAATGACGATTACGACTTCGTGCTGGTCGAGATCGGCGGCACCGTCGGCGACATCGAGGGCCTGCCGTTCTTCGAGGCGATCCGCCAGCTCAAGAACGAGCTGCCGCGCGATCACGCCGTCTACATCCATCTGACGCTGCTGCCCTACATCCCCAGCGCCGGCGAGCTCAAGACCAAGCCGACGCAACACTCGGTGAAGGAGCTGCGCTCGATCGGCATCCAGCCGGACATCCTGCTCTGCCGCACCGACCGCGCGATCCCGAAAGAGGAGCGGCGCAAGCTGGGGCTGTTCTGCAACGTGCGTGAAAGCGCCGTGATCGAGGCGCGCGACGTCGACAACATCTACGCTGTCCCTGAGGCCTATCACAATGCGGGCCTCGACGATGAAGTGCTCGCCGCCTTCGGCATCGGCTCGCGGATTCCGCCGGAGCTGCGGAGCTGGCAAGAGATCAACGAGCGCGTGCGCAATCCCGAAGGCAACGTCACCATCGCCATCGTCGGCAAGTACACCGGCATGAAAGATGCGTATAAGTCGCTGATCGAGGCGCTGTCGCATGGCGGCATCGCCAACAAGGTGAAGGTCAATCTCGACTGGATCGAGAGCGAGATCTTCGAGAAGGAAGATCCGGCGCCGTTCCTCGAGCACGTCAACGGCATCCTGGTGCCCGGCGGCTTCGGCCAGCGCGGCGCGGAGGGAAAGATCAAGGCGGCGCAGTTCGCGCGCGAGCGCGACGTGCCGTATTTCGGCATCTGTTTCGGCATGCAGATGGCTGTGATCGAGGCCGCGCGAAACCTCGTCGGCATCGAGGACGCCAACTCCACCGAGTTCGGTCCGACCAAGGAGCCCCTGGTCGGCCTGATGACGGAATGGCTGCGCGGCAACGAGCTCGAGAAGCGCTCGCAGGCCGGCGATCTCGGCGGCACGATGCGGCTCGGGGCCTATCCGGCAACGCTCAATCGTGGCAGCCGCGTCTCAGAGGTCTATGGCGGCGCGACGGAAATCTCCGAGCGCCACCGCCATCGCTACGAGGTCAACACGGCCTACAAGGACCGCCTCGAGCAGCACGGTCTGAAATTCTCAGGGTTGTCGCCCGACGGCGTGCTGCCGGAGATCGTCGAGTACGAGGATCATCCGTGGTTCATCGGCGTCCAGTTCCACCCCGAGCTGAAGTCGCGGCCCTTCGAGCCGCACCCGCTGTTCGCGTCCTTCATTCAGGCGGCGATGGTGCAGAGCCGGCTGGTTTGA
- a CDS encoding lyase, with amino-acid sequence MNRRQFLASSAALLAIRPSFAQEGPFRTKYFPISPGIGLHDLTPAPDGTVWFTAQGKGLLGRLDPKDGTFKTVSLGQGAAPHGVTIGPDGAPWITEGGQNAIARVDPGDLKVTLFRLPEKFASANLNTGVFDKAGTYWFTGQSGYYGRLTPKSGEMTVFKAPKGIGPYGITVTPKGDIWYASLAGSYIAKVDLANGNARVVQPPTPNAGSRRVWSDSKSRIWVSEWNSGHVSVHDPADGSWKTWKLPGERPRAYAVYVDDKDKVWLSDFSANAIVRFDPTTERFNVFASDKANANVRQLDGRPGELWGCESGNDRIVMIQTIAAG; translated from the coding sequence ATGAATCGCCGCCAGTTTCTTGCCTCGAGCGCAGCCCTCCTCGCCATCCGCCCAAGTTTTGCGCAGGAAGGCCCGTTCCGGACAAAATACTTCCCGATCAGCCCCGGCATCGGCCTGCACGATCTCACGCCCGCTCCTGACGGCACCGTGTGGTTCACGGCGCAAGGCAAGGGCCTGCTCGGCAGACTCGATCCAAAGGATGGCACCTTCAAGACGGTCAGCCTCGGCCAGGGCGCCGCCCCGCATGGCGTGACAATCGGCCCCGACGGCGCGCCATGGATCACCGAAGGCGGCCAGAACGCGATCGCGCGGGTCGACCCCGGCGATCTCAAGGTCACGCTGTTCCGCCTGCCGGAAAAGTTCGCCTCCGCCAATCTCAACACCGGCGTGTTCGATAAGGCCGGCACGTATTGGTTCACCGGCCAGTCCGGCTATTACGGCCGGCTCACGCCGAAGTCGGGCGAGATGACGGTCTTCAAGGCACCAAAAGGCATCGGGCCCTACGGCATCACCGTCACGCCCAAGGGCGACATCTGGTACGCCTCCCTCGCCGGCAGCTACATCGCCAAAGTCGATCTTGCAAACGGCAATGCCCGCGTCGTGCAGCCGCCGACACCGAATGCGGGCTCACGGCGCGTCTGGTCGGATTCAAAGAGCCGGATCTGGGTCAGCGAGTGGAATAGCGGGCATGTCTCAGTGCACGATCCCGCCGACGGCTCGTGGAAGACGTGGAAGCTGCCGGGCGAACGTCCCCGCGCCTACGCGGTCTATGTCGACGACAAGGACAAGGTCTGGCTGAGCGATTTCTCCGCCAACGCCATCGTCCGTTTCGATCCCACGACCGAGCGCTTCAACGTCTTCGCCAGCGACAAAGCCAATGCCAATGTGCGCCAGCTCGACGGCAGGCCGGGCGAGCTGTGGGGTTGCGAGTCCGGCAACGACCGGATCGTCATGATCCAGACGATCGCGGCCGGTTGA
- the eno gene encoding phosphopyruvate hydratase, whose product MTAIIDIIGREILDSRGNPTVEVDVVLEDGALGRAAVPSGASTGAHEAVELRDGDKARYLGKGVSKAVSAVNGEIFEALSGLDVEQQAQIDQIMIDLDGTPNKSRLGANAILGVSLACAKAAANSLDMPLYRYVGGTSARLLPVPMMNIINGGVHADNPIDFQEFMILPVGASSFAEGLRYGAEVFHTLKSELKKAGHNTNVGDEGGFAPNLPSADAALDFVMNAIGKAGFKAGTDIVLGLDCASTEFFRDGKYVYEGEGKSRSISEQAKYLADLVARYPIVTIEDGMSEDDMDGWKELTDLIGKKCQLVGDDLFVTNVKRLAEGIKAGRANSILIKVNQIGTLTETLAAVEMAHKAGYTSVMSHRSGETEDSTIADLAVATNCGQIKTGSLARSDRTAKYNQLLRIEQQLGKQALYGGKAALKALA is encoded by the coding sequence ATGACCGCCATCATCGACATCATCGGCCGCGAAATCCTCGATAGCCGGGGTAATCCCACCGTCGAGGTCGATGTCGTGCTGGAAGACGGCGCGCTCGGCCGCGCCGCGGTGCCGTCGGGGGCCTCGACCGGCGCCCATGAGGCGGTGGAACTGCGCGACGGTGACAAGGCCCGCTATCTCGGCAAGGGCGTCTCCAAGGCAGTCAGCGCCGTCAATGGCGAGATCTTCGAGGCCCTGAGCGGCCTTGACGTCGAACAGCAGGCCCAGATCGATCAGATCATGATCGACCTCGACGGTACGCCGAACAAGAGCCGGCTGGGCGCCAACGCGATCCTCGGTGTGTCGCTGGCCTGCGCCAAGGCGGCCGCGAACTCGCTCGACATGCCGCTCTATCGTTATGTCGGCGGCACCTCGGCGCGGCTCCTGCCGGTGCCGATGATGAACATCATCAATGGCGGCGTGCATGCCGACAACCCGATCGACTTCCAGGAATTCATGATCCTGCCGGTCGGCGCGTCGAGCTTTGCCGAGGGCCTGCGCTACGGCGCGGAAGTCTTCCACACGCTGAAGTCCGAGCTGAAGAAGGCCGGCCACAACACCAATGTCGGCGACGAGGGCGGCTTCGCCCCGAACCTGCCGTCAGCGGACGCGGCGCTCGACTTCGTCATGAACGCGATCGGCAAGGCCGGCTTCAAGGCGGGCACCGACATCGTGCTCGGCCTCGACTGCGCCTCGACCGAGTTCTTTAGGGACGGCAAGTACGTCTATGAAGGCGAGGGCAAGTCCCGCTCGATCTCCGAGCAGGCCAAGTACCTTGCGGACCTCGTCGCGCGCTATCCGATCGTGACGATCGAGGATGGCATGTCGGAAGACGACATGGACGGCTGGAAGGAGCTCACCGACCTCATCGGCAAGAAGTGCCAGCTCGTCGGCGACGATCTCTTCGTCACCAACGTCAAGCGCCTCGCCGAAGGCATCAAAGCGGGCCGAGCCAACTCGATCCTGATCAAGGTCAACCAGATCGGCACGCTGACCGAGACGCTCGCCGCCGTCGAGATGGCGCACAAGGCCGGCTACACCTCCGTGATGTCGCACCGCTCGGGCGAGACCGAGGATTCCACCATCGCCGACCTCGCGGTTGCCACCAATTGCGGTCAGATCAAGACCGGCTCCCTTGCGCGGTCCGACCGCACCGCCAAATACAACCAGCTCCTGCGCATCGAGCAGCAGCTCGGCAAGCAGGCGCTCTATGGCGGCAAGGCGGCACTGAAGGCGCTGGCATAA
- a CDS encoding sensor histidine kinase, producing the protein MSRHDDPYCLRSRLSWRLLSLQAALLVALVAIVVGALCASGFVLTQRDEDRVIDIVQHALARDAQGGLTLRPTDELKQLRAETPDLWLLVRDRQGHSLSEGPVPGEFAAIGGALDQISQARLGWQLFEDDPRKPPARLKRIDTGAGNVQVITATQGKLTSAKAVFTTSLVLLGIALPGLLLMGTATFIATPVILRRAFRGLDTTADQARRIDIHQRGARLSADYIPLEVVPLVTAINDALARLDEGYARHKRFVADAAHELRTPIAILNTRLESLPPGPDKTRLIEDAARLATLAEQLLDIQRLDCCGHPFARVDLVAIAQGVAAELAPLAIAAGYELALDAPETPIETLGDTAALERALTNLVQNAIQHGPRRGTIGIRVSEPACIEVTDEGAGIPPDQHELIFEPFYRLTPLDRGAGLGLNMVREIVQLHRGHVSVLDGANGGACFRITLPLIRAN; encoded by the coding sequence GTGAGCCGGCACGACGACCCATACTGCCTGCGCTCGCGGCTGAGCTGGCGGCTGCTTTCACTGCAGGCCGCGCTGCTCGTCGCTCTCGTCGCCATCGTCGTCGGCGCGCTCTGCGCCTCGGGCTTCGTGCTGACCCAGCGGGACGAGGACCGCGTAATCGACATCGTGCAGCATGCGCTCGCGCGCGATGCCCAGGGTGGCCTCACACTGCGACCGACCGACGAGCTGAAACAGTTGCGCGCAGAGACCCCCGACCTCTGGTTGCTGGTTCGCGACAGGCAGGGGCATTCCCTCAGTGAGGGGCCCGTCCCGGGCGAATTCGCCGCCATCGGCGGCGCCCTCGACCAGATCAGCCAGGCGCGGCTCGGCTGGCAGCTCTTCGAGGACGATCCGCGCAAGCCGCCGGCACGGCTGAAGCGCATCGACACCGGGGCCGGCAATGTGCAGGTCATCACGGCGACGCAGGGAAAACTGACCAGTGCCAAGGCCGTGTTCACGACGTCGCTCGTGTTGCTCGGCATCGCACTTCCCGGCCTGCTGTTGATGGGGACCGCGACATTCATCGCAACACCGGTGATCTTGCGGCGCGCGTTCAGGGGACTGGATACGACCGCGGACCAGGCGCGGCGGATCGATATTCACCAGCGCGGCGCGCGGTTGTCGGCGGATTACATTCCGCTGGAGGTCGTGCCGCTCGTGACCGCGATCAACGACGCGCTGGCGCGGCTCGACGAAGGCTATGCCCGCCACAAGCGCTTCGTCGCCGATGCCGCACACGAACTGCGCACGCCGATCGCGATCCTGAACACGCGTCTGGAGTCACTTCCGCCGGGACCCGACAAAACCCGCCTGATCGAGGATGCCGCGCGGCTCGCTACGCTCGCCGAGCAATTGCTCGACATCCAGCGACTCGACTGTTGCGGACATCCTTTCGCGCGGGTCGACCTCGTCGCAATCGCCCAGGGTGTCGCCGCCGAGCTTGCCCCGCTTGCCATCGCTGCGGGTTACGAGCTGGCGCTCGACGCACCGGAAACACCGATCGAGACACTCGGCGACACGGCCGCGCTCGAACGCGCGCTGACCAACCTCGTGCAGAATGCCATCCAGCACGGCCCGCGCCGCGGCACGATCGGCATCCGCGTCAGCGAGCCCGCATGCATCGAAGTCACCGACGAGGGCGCGGGCATTCCGCCCGATCAACACGAGCTGATCTTCGAGCCGTTCTATCGGCTCACGCCGCTCGATCGCGGTGCCGGCCTCGGCCTCAACATGGTTCGCGAGATCGTGCAGCTGCATCGCGGCCACGTCTCGGTGCTGGATGGAGCGAACGGCGGCGCATGCTTCCGGATCACATTGCCGCTGATTCGCGCCAATTGA
- a CDS encoding MFS transporter encodes MQHGEARPHDHGLPTALYVISGASFAAALSARALDPVLPHVAEDFGVSIATAAGFAAVFAFTFSIIQPIIGAAADLFGKTRLMIGCLALLGLANILGALSTSFSVLFATRILAGIGSGGVFPVALSLTSDLVGPEKRQVAISRTLAGAMTGNLLGASASGLIGDFLGWRGVLAVLGVLVIAASIAVAAGFHGAKVKHPPKTSLSALKAGYRTIFTNPNAYVCYSAVFIEGCCVLGLFPYIASFLFELGQTSLSIAGIVIAGFAVGGLFYTLTVSRLLPWLGMKGMMIAGMTLVASQLIAVAFGPRWEVQALNLIVMGWGFYIAHGCLQVFASELSVEARATALSLHSFFFFMGQIVGPLAYGFGLQHAGKMPTLFASAVIMVVLGFVCAKLLKPRAPSDARA; translated from the coding sequence ATGCAGCACGGCGAGGCGCGGCCGCACGATCACGGCTTGCCGACAGCGCTCTACGTCATATCAGGCGCAAGCTTCGCCGCAGCGCTCTCGGCACGCGCGCTCGATCCGGTGCTGCCGCATGTCGCCGAGGACTTTGGCGTCAGCATCGCGACCGCCGCGGGTTTTGCCGCGGTGTTCGCCTTCACCTTCTCGATCATCCAGCCCATAATTGGCGCTGCCGCCGATCTGTTCGGCAAGACGCGGCTGATGATCGGCTGCCTCGCGCTGCTCGGCCTTGCCAACATCCTCGGCGCGCTCTCGACCTCGTTCTCGGTTTTGTTTGCGACCCGCATTCTCGCCGGCATCGGCTCCGGCGGCGTGTTTCCGGTGGCGCTGAGCCTGACCAGCGATCTCGTTGGGCCCGAGAAACGCCAAGTCGCGATCAGCCGCACGCTCGCCGGCGCGATGACCGGCAATCTGCTCGGCGCCTCGGCCTCCGGGCTGATCGGCGATTTTCTCGGCTGGCGCGGCGTGCTCGCAGTGCTCGGCGTGCTCGTGATCGCCGCCTCGATCGCGGTTGCCGCCGGCTTTCATGGCGCCAAGGTCAAGCATCCGCCGAAGACGAGCCTGTCGGCGCTGAAGGCCGGCTATCGCACCATCTTCACCAATCCGAACGCCTATGTCTGCTACTCGGCCGTGTTCATCGAGGGCTGTTGCGTGCTCGGCCTGTTTCCCTACATCGCCTCGTTCTTGTTCGAGCTCGGGCAGACCTCGCTCTCGATCGCCGGTATCGTCATCGCGGGCTTTGCGGTCGGCGGCTTGTTCTACACACTGACGGTGTCGCGCCTGCTGCCGTGGCTAGGCATGAAGGGCATGATGATCGCGGGCATGACGTTGGTTGCCTCACAGCTCATTGCCGTCGCCTTCGGGCCACGCTGGGAGGTGCAGGCCCTGAATCTCATCGTGATGGGATGGGGGTTCTACATCGCCCACGGCTGTCTGCAGGTCTTCGCCAGCGAACTCTCGGTCGAGGCACGCGCCACCGCGCTGTCGCTGCATTCGTTCTTCTTCTTCATGGGGCAGATCGTGGGGCCGCTCGCCTATGGCTTCGGCCTCCAGCACGCCGGCAAGATGCCGACCCTGTTCGCGAGCGCCGTGATCATGGTGGTGCTGGGCTTCGTTTGCGCGAAGCTGCTTAAGCCGCGGGCGCCGTCAGACGCTCGGGCCTGA
- the queF gene encoding preQ(1) synthase, with product MAKKSLQLGRAVEWPHTPEEAQLDRVPNPQKGTDYLVRFTVPEFTSLCPVTGQPDFAHLVIDYAPGAWLLESKSLKLYIASFRNHGAFHEDCTVMIGKRIASEIKPKWLRIGGYWYPRGGIPIDVFWQTGRVPKGLWAPEQGVAPYRGRG from the coding sequence ATGGCGAAGAAATCCCTCCAGCTCGGCCGCGCGGTCGAGTGGCCGCACACACCGGAAGAAGCCCAGCTCGACCGCGTGCCCAACCCGCAAAAGGGCACCGACTACCTGGTGCGCTTCACCGTGCCGGAATTCACCTCACTCTGCCCGGTCACGGGACAGCCGGATTTCGCGCATCTGGTGATCGACTACGCGCCGGGTGCGTGGCTGCTGGAGTCGAAATCGCTGAAACTTTACATCGCGAGCTTCCGCAATCACGGCGCCTTCCACGAGGACTGCACCGTGATGATCGGCAAGCGTATCGCGAGCGAGATCAAGCCGAAATGGCTGCGCATCGGCGGCTACTGGTATCCGCGCGGCGGCATCCCGATCGACGTGTTCTGGCAGACCGGCCGTGTGCCGAAGGGCCTGTGGGCGCCGGAGCAAGGCGTCGCGCCCTATCGCGGGCGGGGATAG
- the kdsA gene encoding 3-deoxy-8-phosphooctulonate synthase, giving the protein MSSSTSAAPVVTIGTVKFGNDLPISVIAGPCQLESRQHALEVASALKEIAARLNIGLVYKTSFDKANRTSASAARGLGLAQSLPIFAEIRSSLGLPVLTDVHEATQCAEVAQAVDVLQIPAFLCRQTDLLLAAAATGRVVNVKKGQFLAPWDMANVVTKITSANNPNVLVTERGASFGYNTLVSDMRALTILARTTGAPVIFDATHSVQQPGGKGTSSGGEREFVPVLARAAVAVGVAGVFIETHPDPDRAPSDGPNMVPLRQFEGLIARLMAFDALAKESAKTGPR; this is encoded by the coding sequence TTGAGCTCTTCGACGTCAGCGGCGCCGGTCGTCACCATTGGCACGGTCAAATTCGGCAATGACCTGCCGATCTCGGTCATTGCCGGGCCATGCCAGCTCGAGAGCCGCCAGCATGCGCTGGAGGTGGCTTCCGCGCTGAAGGAGATCGCGGCGCGGCTGAACATCGGCCTCGTCTACAAGACCTCGTTCGACAAGGCCAACCGCACCAGCGCATCCGCGGCGCGCGGGCTGGGCCTCGCGCAGTCGCTACCGATCTTCGCGGAGATCCGCTCCTCGCTCGGTTTGCCCGTGCTGACCGACGTGCACGAGGCCACGCAATGCGCCGAGGTGGCGCAGGCCGTCGACGTCTTGCAGATACCCGCCTTCCTGTGCCGGCAGACCGATCTCCTTCTCGCTGCGGCCGCGACCGGAAGGGTCGTGAACGTCAAGAAGGGCCAGTTCCTGGCGCCCTGGGACATGGCCAATGTCGTCACCAAGATCACCAGCGCGAACAATCCCAACGTGCTCGTCACCGAGCGCGGCGCCTCCTTCGGCTACAACACGCTGGTCTCCGACATGCGCGCGCTGACGATCCTGGCGCGCACCACCGGCGCCCCTGTCATCTTCGATGCCACCCATTCGGTGCAGCAGCCGGGCGGGAAGGGGACGTCGTCGGGCGGCGAGCGCGAATTCGTGCCGGTGCTGGCACGCGCGGCTGTAGCCGTTGGCGTGGCTGGCGTTTTCATCGAGACCCATCCCGATCCTGATCGCGCGCCCTCCGATGGCCCCAACATGGTGCCGCTGCGCCAGTTCGAGGGGTTGATCGCTAGACTGATGGCGTTCGACGCGCTCGCCAAAGAATCTGCCAAAACCGGCCCGCGCTGA
- a CDS encoding zinc-binding dehydrogenase, producing MSDGKTGLQLRSLLKKSGELELSLVNVPTPEPADDEVVVRVEATPINPSDLGLLIGAADMSAAQASGTKDAPVITAKMPEGAMRMMAARFDQSLPVGNEGAGTVIRTGSSDAAKALMGKTVSMIGGAMYTQYRVLKVRDVMELPAGTTAADGASWFVNPLTALGMTETMRRENHKALVHTAAASNLGQMLNKICIKDGIGLVNIVRSKEQADILHKIGAKHVVDSSAASFMDDLTNALVETGATIAFDAIGGGKLASQILTAMEIAANKTAKEYSRYGSNVYKQVYIYGSLDTRPTELNRSFGLSWGVGGWLLTPFLQKIGPAEIGRLRQRVASELKTTFASHYTKVVSLAEALDPANIAVYAKRATGEKFLINPNKS from the coding sequence ATGAGCGACGGCAAGACCGGACTGCAGCTGCGTTCGCTGCTGAAGAAGAGCGGCGAGCTGGAATTGTCCCTCGTGAATGTCCCGACACCGGAGCCGGCCGACGATGAGGTCGTGGTTCGCGTCGAAGCCACGCCGATCAACCCCTCCGACCTCGGGCTCTTGATCGGGGCCGCCGACATGTCGGCGGCTCAGGCTTCCGGCACGAAGGACGCACCGGTCATCACCGCGAAAATGCCTGAGGGCGCGATGCGGATGATGGCGGCCAGGTTCGATCAGTCATTGCCGGTCGGCAACGAAGGCGCCGGCACGGTGATCCGGACCGGATCATCGGACGCGGCGAAGGCGCTGATGGGCAAGACGGTGTCGATGATCGGCGGCGCGATGTACACGCAGTATCGCGTGCTGAAGGTCCGCGACGTCATGGAGCTGCCGGCAGGCACCACGGCGGCCGACGGTGCCTCCTGGTTCGTCAATCCGCTGACCGCGCTCGGCATGACCGAGACGATGCGCCGCGAGAACCACAAGGCGCTGGTGCACACGGCCGCCGCCTCCAATCTCGGCCAGATGCTCAACAAGATCTGCATCAAGGACGGCATCGGTCTCGTCAACATCGTGCGCAGCAAGGAGCAGGCCGACATCCTGCACAAGATCGGCGCCAAGCATGTCGTGGATTCCAGCGCGGCGAGCTTCATGGACGACCTCACCAACGCGCTGGTCGAGACCGGCGCCACGATTGCCTTCGACGCCATCGGCGGCGGCAAGCTGGCGAGCCAGATCCTGACCGCCATGGAGATCGCGGCCAACAAGACCGCGAAGGAATACAGCCGCTACGGCTCCAACGTCTACAAGCAGGTCTATATCTACGGCAGCCTCGATACGCGCCCGACCGAGCTGAACCGCTCATTTGGCCTGAGCTGGGGCGTCGGCGGCTGGCTGCTCACGCCATTCCTCCAGAAGATCGGTCCGGCCGAGATCGGTCGCCTGCGCCAGCGCGTCGCGTCCGAGCTCAAGACCACCTTCGCCAGCCACTACACCAAGGTGGTCTCGCTTGCGGAGGCGCTCGACCCTGCCAACATCGCAGTGTACGCCAAACGGGCCACCGGCGAAAAATTCCTCATCAACCCGAATAAGTCGTGA